From the genome of Onychomys torridus chromosome 14, mOncTor1.1, whole genome shotgun sequence:
cataattaaataaatgtaagctGGGCAGttgtgacacactcctttaatcccagcacttaggaggcagaggcaggaggatctctgagttcaagaccagactggtctacaggaCCAGGAcacacagggctacacagagaaaccctgtctcaaaaaaacaaaattaattaatgaattaaactttttttaggaggtggggtggggtgccttGGAAGGTGGATGGACTTCGTCCAGAGCCTGATGCCCTTAGTTCAATCTTCAGAAACTAAATGATCCCAACACACCCACTGTGGCAATGCATGtcacctcccaacacacacacacacactaaatacatgtaatttttttaaaaagaaaattaaacggTCAACAGATTAAGTGATCCCACTTACGGCTAAATTCTAACCATACAGAACACAGAACGTTTGCAACTTCCTAAGGATGTCTGTTGCTCTTATAAACAGCCAACTGGGCTTCTATAGCTGTAACACAAACCTTGTTAAAATAATTTGATTCATAGGCTTCTGTTATCTATTTAAAACAGAAGTGTGATGTGGACATCTCAGGTTTCAATAATAATGACACACTGCCTTTTTCTAATAGGGCTATGACATATACTAATAATTTATCAATGGCTACAAAACAAGAAACGCTCAAAGCATTCCAAATTTTATATGCACTGGCTCCTTTAGTCTTAACACCAGAGGTGGCTGCTATTGTTGTTATCCTCCTTAGAGGGTGAGACACACAGCAAGATTAAAAAATTTGCCCCAGGACACACAAGGAGGAAGTAGATGCACTTAGGTTCCTCTGCTCTGTGGCACAGATCTCAATGGATCCAGCATATTGTCAGGAACCAAAAGGAGCCCAAAGATCTATCAGGAAAAGAAAGGGCTTGAGGGCCagagagactgctcagcagttaagagagcacatgctactcttgcagaagactggagttagttcccacatctggtggctcacagccctctATACCTCCAGATGCAgaggttctgacaccctcttcaggcctccagtGACATTCACACTCCTATGCATATAcctacacatagacatacattcatgtacataattaaaaataaacctttaacaGTTGCTTATAAATAgctttgtgtattcattttatattgttaaataattatttctatgaaataaaatactacatatggaattttttttagttaaaaatgaattttaaaaccgtcatggtgactcatgcctatgttagcacccaggaggctgagacgAAGGGGATTTAAGAGCAGcaggggctacatagtaagaccctgcctcaaaaacaagaaTTTTTTCTTGATACATATTACCAACTCAGAAGCATCAAGAAACGTTCACAGATATTGAGAGTTTAATACAGAATTAACATTCTGGTCCTGTTTACTAATTAGTTCAAATACATTAGtgtaatataaacatatacaaaaaTGACAGTAGCTACCTACAGGTTTTAGAAAGGCAGAGGAAAAGGTGGATGCTTCTGTTCGTTCCCACCAGCCTGCCTCGGCCTTGGTGATGGCAGTTACATCACCTGCAGCCAGGCACCACAGGCGGGGTGCATTTCCACCATCAAAGTGATCCTCCGTCACATCTCTCTCGcctgttctgtctgtctgcctgtctgtctgcctctcatGTCCCCTtctgctctccccccccccccatccaatTTCTTGCATTAGATCTGTTCCTTGTGCAGTTTCTCAGCAGCACACCTTGGCAGGGCCTGCCAAAGGTCCGCTTTCCACCATTTCTTACCCCTTCCATGTCaggcaaatttttttttaaagttgaatgtaacacaatttttataattttttatttttgagattacaatgtAATTAcaattctccctttctttcttctcaccaaacccttccatatacccctcctcAATCTCATTCAGATTCATGTCCTCTTCATGAATTgattcattaattgttattgcatgcataaatatatacGCCTATTCCTAAACATAATCTCCGTCCATATATGTTACTCTGTATAtgcttcagggctgaccatttgatactgGATAATCAATTAGggagctcttccctgggaaagatcACCCCACTTCTCACGCTCTCGGTTTTCTTCAGCTACAagggcatcatttttttttttttagacacaggatttctctgtgtagccctggctgtcctgggacttgctctgtagaccaggctggccttgagatccatctgcctctgcctccagagtgctggattaaaggtgtgtgccaccacagcccagcaataAGGGCAATTCTTAAAAGCAAATctttacatgcatatgtgtgtattatagtattatatattagcatatattaagtaatataaatgtTCTACTTATGAAGAAATCAAACTATAACTTATTGTGTAAATCTAGAAAGAGAAGAAGGCTCAGAGCTAACTCCCCCAATCACTTTTCATTTATTACAATTTACACAGGACAAATAGACCAAGAATGGTACTCCATAATAAAGCTTATACTAGATTTGCCAGATGTCTGATTCCAAACTAGGCTGTTCCTGGCTTCCTGTGTAGGGACCTCAGGGAAAGGAGCTTTTGGGTGTTAGATACTCTACAGAAGTGCAATGCTCTGTCCTccagacataaaaacaaaactccctTTCACAAAGGGAGACAACAAACCTCTGTAAAACTGAAGAAGAGGCCAATGCCACCAACAAATCTCAAAACATCTCCAGCATATGCTCCGATTATGGGGGCACATGGTAAGCACTTATGTCCAACTTTAGCACAGGTCTGTATGGATAAAAGAAAAGACTTGTTACTTCAGAGtacattgattaaaaaaatactcatATAAAAACTACATCCAATTTGAATATGGATTTTTAAATTGCATGTAAATTTCCAAGATGTAGGATCCATCCCTTTCTAGGAACTATAAATATGATGAGTAGATGTCTAGATTGCATTGTGTAAGACTCAATTCTACCAGAACAGAGAGATTCTCATGCTGACTTGCATGCACTGTAAGACACCCAAGTATGTCCCTCATAAGCTCCCCTATTTGAATGGTTGGTTACCAAGGAATGGAACAGTTTGAAAGGGTTAcaaggattaggtgtggccttgttggagaaagtgtgtcacgggagggggggggtgtttcaggtttcaaaagcccatgccaagcccagtagTTATCTCtctaaatatatgtacacacatacaccctgccTGCAGATTGGAATGTAACTCTCAAgtcttttccagcaccatgtctgcaggCCACACTGttcccctccatgatgacaaGTGgaagaaacctctgaaactgtaagcaagcccccaactaaatgctttctctaGTAAAACTGTCTTAGttacggtgtctcttcacagcaataaaactaaTGGTGACTAAGACACCAGCTGAGAGCCACCAAGCAATCAGGACAATCCTACAAGAAAAATGAGTCCACAAACAACCACTGAGCAAGAGGGAGGACACACGCCAAGCCTCGAGTGAATGTCAGTCTCCACAGACACCTCATTTCAGCATCGTGAGACACCTGCAAGACAGGGCTCTGTGAGGGGTTGTCTTGAATTGCTATGAATAAGAACATATTGATATGTGGGAAGAACCACCTTGATGGATTCTCCCTAGACAGGGATCCAGGGCTGCGTGTGAAGAGGGAATGTGAACTGACAGTGGTGCATGCATTCCTTGTCCTCACATGTGACAGTACCAGCTCCCTCAAGCTCCTGCAGCTGTGACTTTCCCATGACGATACAACATAACCTGGAACTACAAGCTAAAATTGCTGTTGGCAGGTATGAGATGATAAAAAGATAATTGTCTTAGGCCATGAGTTTTGTGGTAACGTGTTACATAACAGTGGAAAGTTAATACAGACCCATGCAAAGAAATAGCTTCACAAAGGCCTCAGTGAAGAGACATATACAACTCAGGGCTCAGACAGATCGTAAAAGGAGTTGTcccaaaatataaacatacatgaacATTCCAGATGAGCCGGGCCCTGAGCTATCCACACAGGACTGGGGTTGGAGTTAGGAAGTCCAGTCTGGCAGGAAATACCAGGATGGATCCCATTGGACCATCAGTAGCTCAACTTCAAACATAAAGAGGGAGAAATTGTGatgtggaagaagggaaagagaatagTAGGGCTAGTTAAGAGAGCCGATTTAATACAGACCCTTCTCTTGCTACCTCCCTAGTAAACTGCAAAGATGGAGGTCTCTGAGACTGATCATTTCTCTCTCACAACTTGTTATAGGAAAGAGCTGAATGAGAAAGAATTACAggcaagaaaataaatgcaatgtGTCTCACTAAACAGGGAATGGGCAAATGTGACAGTAGTGCATATGGAAAATATAATAGGAGCATATGTCAaacaattttgaaatataattcaGCATCAGAAAGCCCACCTCTTCTTTGTTAACCATTATTAAACTGTATGTAACacattcaaggaaaaaaaaaaaaactttcatagtGTGGACTTACAGCCGGACAGGTGTCATTTGGGTTATAACTCCGGAAGCCACAGCAGTTCAAGCTCCTCTGGAGGTCATTCCGAGCACTTGCTGTATTGTTCCAACCAACCTCCAGCAGCTGACCCTAGGAAACACAGTTCACAGACGCATTAAAATATATCATCCCCACATAAAATACAAGTGATGCATGTTGCGGAATATTATTCTAAgatctgttgcatttgtttatgctgtggaacatttgttttaatgatgcaaagatgggttgtattcttttatatttcatttgtttaactctgtgaagctgtgttactgtgcctgtctaaaacacctgatggtctaataaagaattaaacagccagtagcaaggcagaagaaaggatagtcggggctggcagacagagagaataaatggaagagaGGCAAGAAAAATCAAGGAGCAAGGAAGCAAGAGAGAtcgaggagtgagaaaagaagggggctagccacacagccagcaatgggaaaagaaggaatgaaaggtataaagaaatagagaaaggaaaaagcccagagccaaaaggtagacaggataatttaagttaagaaaagttggcaagaaacaagccaagctaaggcccggcatttatgaataataataagcctctgtgtgtttatttgggagctgggtggcagacccccaaaAGAGCTGAAGAGCCATAAAGTAAAACCAACCAAATGCAATAGAGAGCCCACAGTTAGCAGGAGAGTGTACATGAAATCAATAGTCTCTATAAAACTActgcagggagctggagagatggctcggcggttaagagcactagctgctcttccaaaggtcctgagttcaattcccagcaaccacatgggggtcacaaccatctctgtaatgagatctggtgccctcttctggcatgcacgcatacatgtaggcagaacactgtgtgtgtaaaaaataaatcttaaaaacaaaacaaaacaacaacaacaacaacaacaaaaactgcaaCTTTTCAAAAGCTTATCCCttggtctgaaaaaaaaaaagcaatgtttcTGTCCTACAAATAAAAACAGTCCTGGATTTTTACAAGCAAATTAAAAACAGTACTTGGTTCAATGGCATAATTCTCTAAGTATAACAATACAAAGTTTCAGTTGCAACAAGACAGAAACCCATTTTTTCTCTACAAATTAAGAGCTTAAAAAGAGCAATGACTACAAGGTAACCACAGACCCTTTGGACACTGAACAGCAGTGGGGAAGAAGAGGCAACATCTTCTAACAACAGCAGTTTTCAATGAGAGTTAAGTCTTACTTAAGGATACAACTTATCAAAGACCCGACCCCTCGTCACTTCCCCTGGGATCGATTGTTTCCACTAACCTCAGGACCAAGAAAATAGGTAGGGCATTCTTggcaaaaaagaaatatttgtccTCCAGTCATCTCCTCCcatctttttcatatatatgctATACtgtataataaagtaaaaaaataaagtaaaataaaataaaataaaataaagccttcACTCAGCTGGGCACAATGACACATTCCTTTGAAACcagaactgaggaggcagaagcaggtggatctctgagtttgaggacaacctgggctacacaattcTAGGACAACAGgagctacactgtgagaccctgctcaaaaacaaaacagaaaagtatcTTTACTTACCTGTTGTTCCCGATTCAGAGCTAGACAAGCACAAGACACTGAAAACTGAACAATAAACACAAGCAGGAGAATAATCATATACTGAGAGTTACAAGTTAAGgactattttactttatttttttattattgcattTGCTTATTCATTATTTGTGCGagtgtggcaggggtggggtatGCACACATAAGTATATCTGCATGCGCCACGCTGTTcatgcagaggacaacttgcaggagtcagttctctcctaccactaGGTGagcactggggactgaacttcagttatcagatttggcagcaagtgcctttacatgcTGTAGGGACTCTGCAAATGCCCTAAAAGAGCATAAAGCAGGAATGTTGACATAACTTTCAAGTACACGCTAGGCAATTCACCTAGAAACTAGGACAATGGTACCTAAAGTTCAAAGTGATACAGTATAACTATAAattcatttagaaaaatataaataattatatacacATGGTGGGTAACACGTGTAATCCCACAAGGACTGCCCAAGCTTGAGattagcctagtctacagagaccctgtctcaaaaagaaacagagggagaattatattttgaaaagttcacatccaaaatgaaatacaaattctGCAacctgtaaattaaaaaaaaaaaaaaaacagatatagaGACATATATAAGCTTTCTCAAAAGTAAATCTAGAGAATACACTGTTAAATTCTCAACCAAAGATTAACATGTTAGGAAGGCCCAGAAGTAAAGAAATGAGTTCAATAATTTAACTCTGAATTTACAAAAGAAAGTCAGAATTATGCCCCATCTTGTAGAATACTTTATGATGTGACCAGGAAGGGTTGGGGATAACTAAACATAAGGCTTTTTCCTTATAGATATTCCTAAATTGTCTTTCTAAGGGTTACTTCCTGGAAATGAATTCCCTAATGATAATATTAAATTAGTAGCAACCATTGGAACATAATTGATAATGAGTGAAAACTTCACCTGGTTGAGTTAAaaatcctgatttttaaaaaggatacaAAAAACAGCAACACCTGATGATGTTTTACAGCGCCAATCAGCCCCACCAATGCAATCAGGAACAGGAAGATGCCCACAGCAATGACCACGCCCACCACTCGGAGACTGGAAATCAGCCCAAAGCCAATGCCCCAAGCAGCAATCCCAATGAGCAGCAGACTGaccagctgtggagagacagaggGGTTCAATTATACAGTGCCAGCACTGTCCAGGTGTTTACATCTTAGTAATGTTCATACCATAGCAGGAGTCTCTCAGGATCTCCAAGGTGTTAGTTTCAGAACCTGCCACATATACCAAATTAAAGTTTTCTATTAAGTTGTCATATTTGTATAACTTCTGACATTCTGAAACACACAAGCCTCCATGGATACTATcgttataattaatttaatgtaaCCTTCaattatgcttttttaaaaagattaacaaTAATCCAGAAAGCAACCACGGAGTCTCAGAGGTCATCTAGATTACAAGAGCAACTGTAAGCTAGCACAGTACCAGCACATATAAACTAGGCAGCAACACGTCTCAGTCTGTGATTCTGATCTGTTCATATGAAAATGATTTATCTTTTCCTTCACAACCCAGCTGGTCTGCAGCCCCCTCCGTCCTCCCACTCCCCAAAAGGGTCAGCCAATCCTCCCTCCCCGGCAAGCTGTGCTCCTCCAATACGAAGCTACTGTTCCCTTCCGTGCACTACAAGCTGGTCCCGTATCTGTCTCTGCAGGAGCGAGAGGCGATTCGCAAGTGCTCCTGTGTTCTTACCTCCAGGTAACCGGAACTTACAGGCCCGAGCTGGAGAACACTCGAATGTTTCCAGAACCACGGTTGAAGTTAATTGTCATCAACAACATGTAGGTGAAAACAGAGAGGGCCAAGCGGCCACTAAAGCCATCCAGATGCAAACAGGGTAGGAGAGGGCAGCTCTTGAAAATGAAATGGCATTTGAGCAAGAAGCAAGCAGGTCAGACTCCAGTCATTTTATTTATAGGTTTGTCAATCACTACCAGAAGAGCTAGCACACCTGTGTGTAACAGGAATTACAAAACTCCAAGCTACAATtacttcaaaaaaacaaacaaatcgtAAACCACACAGGGCCTATAGTTAGCCCACAGAAGACATATCTGCTTAACCAGGTTTCAGAGAAGGGTGGAGGAGGTTTGCAGGGCTGGACAGAATGCCTTTAGTACATGTGTGGTCAATCATCTCCTGGAGTAATATGATAGTGCAatggaaaaatcaaaattcaaaacCAGGTTTTCCTAGCATCATATTACTGGAAGGTCTGGTAAACTCtgtttagaaatatataaattacCATTTGAATTTTCCTGCTAATATCTATCATTGTTTATGTGTTAAACAATACTAAACATGCTTTATAATGCACTAGttaaaaaagatactttttaaatatctttttttaatatatattttaaatatatgcactggtttaaaaaaagatatgtaGAGATACAAAGAAAGCTGCCAAATAATGttcatctatttatattttttatccaaaacatttcctttttggaATCTTGGTCAAAGAGCCAAAACATAAGAACCAAAGAAATCACCTGTAGGACCACAGAATCAGTTTCTGGTGACAGGGACCTGGAGGCCGTCACCACTGTGGCTTGTACATAAAGAGCCATGAAAATGTTCCCTCAggctctgccatcactcctgCAGGGTCACCTCACAATTTTAAACAATGGTGACCTGAGAAATAGTCCTCTGCTCCTTCACAAGTGATCTTCCTTCTGACTTCATAATATCCAGTAAGAGCAGACACCTGAGGGAGGTGTGAGGAAGGGCCTCACCTCTTCCTGGCTTAGCATCACCACTGTACCTTGGTGTGGGGCACAGACGGCAGTCCATGAGCACACACATCAGAGTAGCTAGCTGCAGTAGTTAGGGGTCTccagaaacagaaccaatagaaaatatgtgtatctatatctatttatcaAAAGAAAACGAAGCTCAGACAAGAGAAGTTTTAAAGATGTGGACTACACAACTGTGATTGACTGGGCAGAAATCTGTGGGGCCCAGGACAGTGAAAACAGAGCAGAACACCCTTTTCCTTCGGAAACTTCAGTAGATGTAGATAAAGACTTCCCACCCACACTGTGGAGGGTAGTCTTGATTCGCTAAATCAACTGACTGTAAGTGCTGGTCATGGATACAAAGTACTCTTACAGCTGGCACCGTGGCCTGTGTCCATGGTAACACAGACTCCTCATCCTGCCTGCTAACGCAAAGTTCTGGGTGGGAGGCTCGTTCACTAACTCAGGTAAACCCATGGGACAAACCACCAATCTGCATGTCATTCAATATAAAAAACATCCTTCTGGACTAGGAACATGGTTCAGcgggtaaaaacacttgccacaAGAGCCTGACACCCCAGTCTGCTCCACATGCCACAGTGGTGTCTGCTATTATCTCAGCACTCCTCACAGGAGACAAGAGAATCAGCTGGACCCATCAGGTCACGTGACGCGGAATGCACAACACAGGAACAGAACAAGAGACATGACCTCCACAGAGCCAGTCCCcaagagctgtcctctgatcacacccacactgggtggcacACACGTATGCACAGGAGGCTTTAAAAAATCCTTCCGAAAACATGCCAAGTCCTTACTTTATTaacgggatttttttttttaattaagaatattGAAAGTTCAATATTCTTAAGTATTAAACTAAAGACTAAGTGAAAGACTTAAAGACGGGACATATGGCAGAGCAGAAATTGCAAG
Proteins encoded in this window:
- the Tspan13 gene encoding tetraspanin-13, encoding MVCGGFSCSKNCLCALNLLYTLVSLLLIGIAAWGIGFGLISSLRVVGVVIAVGIFLFLIALVGLIGAVKHHQVLLFFYMIILLLVFIVQFSVSCACLALNREQQGQLLEVGWNNTASARNDLQRSLNCCGFRSYNPNDTCPATCAKVGHKCLPCAPIIGAYAGDVLRFVGGIGLFFSFTEILGVWLTYRYRNQKDPRANPSAFL